Proteins found in one Streptomyces sp. CB09001 genomic segment:
- the era gene encoding GTPase Era gives MSVRTQSSEEPAETVHRAGFACFVGRPNAGKSTLTNALVGQKVAITSNRPQTTRHTVRGIVHREDAQLILVDTPGLHKPRTLLGERLNDVVRTTWAEVDVIGFCLPANEKLGPGDRFIAKELAGIRKTPKVAIVTKTDLVDSKTLAEQLIAVDQLGKELGIAWAEIVPVSATANQQVDLLADLLTPLLPEGPALYPEGDLTDEPEQVMVAELIREAALEGVRDELPHSIAVVVEEMLPREDRPADKPLLDIHANVYIERPSQKGIIIGPKGKRLKDVGIKSRTQIEALLGTPVFLDLHVKVAKDWQRDPKQLRRLGF, from the coding sequence ATGAGCGTTCGTACCCAGTCATCCGAAGAACCGGCCGAGACTGTTCACCGGGCCGGCTTCGCCTGCTTCGTGGGCCGCCCCAACGCGGGCAAGTCCACCCTGACGAACGCTCTGGTCGGGCAGAAGGTGGCGATCACCTCCAACCGCCCGCAGACCACCCGGCACACGGTGCGCGGCATCGTGCACCGCGAGGACGCCCAGCTGATCCTGGTGGACACCCCGGGGCTGCACAAGCCGCGCACGCTGCTGGGCGAGCGGCTCAACGACGTGGTGCGCACCACGTGGGCCGAGGTGGACGTCATCGGCTTCTGCCTGCCGGCGAACGAGAAGCTGGGCCCCGGCGACCGCTTCATCGCCAAGGAGCTGGCGGGGATCAGGAAGACCCCGAAGGTCGCGATCGTCACCAAGACCGACCTGGTGGACTCCAAGACGCTGGCCGAGCAGCTGATCGCGGTCGACCAGCTGGGCAAGGAGCTGGGGATCGCCTGGGCGGAGATCGTCCCGGTGTCCGCCACGGCGAACCAGCAGGTCGACCTGCTGGCCGACCTCCTCACCCCGCTGCTGCCCGAGGGCCCGGCGCTCTATCCCGAGGGCGACCTGACGGACGAGCCCGAGCAGGTCATGGTCGCGGAGCTGATCCGCGAGGCCGCGCTGGAGGGCGTACGCGACGAGCTGCCGCACTCCATCGCGGTGGTCGTCGAGGAGATGCTCCCGCGCGAGGACCGCCCGGCCGACAAGCCGCTCCTCGACATCCACGCCAACGTCTACATCGAGCGCCCCAGCCAGAAGGGCATCATCATCGGCCCCAAGGGCAAGCGGCTGAAGGACGTCGGCATCAAGTCCCGCACCCAGATCGAGGCCCTCCTGGGGACCCCGGTCTTCCTGGACCTGCACGTGAAGGTCGCCAAGGACTGGCAGCGGGACCCGAAGCAGCTCCGGCGGCTCGGGTTCTGA
- a CDS encoding PfkB family carbohydrate kinase: protein MTASTVSTAAASDMPAMPVVPAEERTHRHTQGEGPHHRPEADPLAALRTPQDPPWDVYLTGTVFLDVVFTGLDSAPVRGTESWARGMGSSPGGVANMATALARLGLRTSLAAAFGDDHYGDYCWDALARGEGIDLSPSRTVPGWHSPVTVSMAYEGERTMVSHGHEPPPEEPSPDCPPRARAAVASLTPGVRAPWIAKAASRGTRVFADVGWDETGAWDLAGLPDLAHCEAFLPNAEEAMRYTGATCPRAAAHALTEHVPLAVVTLGADGAYAVDRRTGESAEVPAIEVEALDPTGAGDVFVAGFVTGTLAGWPLADRLAFAGLTAALSVQEFGGSLSAPGWCEIATWWRKVQSVESQDPTALRRYAFLAGLVPDALPGSWPLRRAVPTIGFRRPTP from the coding sequence GTGACAGCCTCCACCGTGTCCACTGCCGCCGCGTCCGACATGCCCGCCATGCCCGTCGTGCCGGCCGAGGAGAGAACACACCGCCACACCCAGGGCGAGGGACCGCACCACCGGCCCGAGGCCGATCCCCTCGCCGCCCTGCGCACCCCGCAGGACCCGCCCTGGGACGTGTACCTGACGGGCACCGTCTTCCTCGACGTCGTCTTCACCGGACTCGACTCCGCCCCGGTGCGCGGAACCGAGTCCTGGGCCCGCGGGATGGGCTCGAGCCCCGGCGGCGTGGCGAACATGGCGACCGCGCTGGCCCGCCTCGGCCTGCGCACCTCGCTGGCCGCCGCCTTCGGCGACGACCACTACGGCGACTACTGCTGGGACGCGCTCGCCCGGGGCGAGGGCATCGACCTGTCCCCGTCCCGCACCGTGCCCGGCTGGCACTCGCCGGTGACGGTCTCGATGGCGTACGAGGGGGAGCGCACGATGGTCTCCCACGGCCACGAGCCTCCGCCGGAGGAGCCGTCCCCCGACTGCCCGCCCCGCGCGCGTGCCGCCGTCGCCTCCCTCACGCCCGGTGTCCGCGCCCCCTGGATCGCCAAGGCCGCCTCGCGCGGCACCCGCGTCTTCGCCGACGTCGGCTGGGACGAGACCGGCGCCTGGGACCTGGCCGGACTGCCCGACCTCGCGCACTGCGAGGCGTTCCTGCCGAACGCGGAGGAGGCCATGCGCTACACCGGCGCCACCTGCCCGCGCGCCGCCGCGCACGCCCTGACCGAGCACGTGCCGCTCGCGGTGGTGACCCTCGGCGCGGACGGCGCGTACGCGGTCGACCGGCGCACGGGGGAGAGCGCCGAGGTCCCGGCGATCGAGGTGGAGGCCCTGGACCCGACCGGTGCCGGGGACGTCTTCGTGGCCGGCTTCGTCACCGGCACCCTGGCCGGCTGGCCGCTCGCCGACCGGCTCGCCTTCGCGGGCCTGACCGCCGCCCTCTCCGTCCAGGAGTTCGGCGGCTCGCTGTCGGCCCCCGGCTGGTGCGAGATCGCCACCTGGTGGCGCAAGGTCCAGTCGGTCGAGAGCCAGGACCCGACGGCCCTGCGCCGCTACGCCTTCCTGGCCGGCCTGGTCCCCGACGCCCTGCCCGGCTCCTGGCCCCTGCGCCGCGCGGTCCCGACCATCGGCTTCCGCCGCCCGACCCCCTGA
- a CDS encoding glucarate dehydratase family protein produces the protein MTRDLTITAVRLTPILVADPPLLNTQGVHQPYTPRLIVEVETADGITGVGETYGDTKYLELARPFAATLVGRRVSDLNGLFTLADEVAVDSSRVSAQVDVGGLRGVQTADKLRLSVVSGFEVACLDALGKALGLPVHTLLGGKVRDTVEYSAYLFYKWADHPEGVASEKDDWGAALDPAGIVAQARAFTERYGFTSFKLKGGVFPPDEEIAAVRALAEAFPGHPLRLDPNGAWSVQTSLRVAGELGDVLEYLEDPALGTPAMAEVAARTGVPLATNMCVTTFAEIQEAFTSGAVQVVLSDHHYWGGLRNTRQLAAVCRTFGVGVSMHSNTHLGISLAAMTHVAATVPGLHHACDSHYPWQSEDVLTERLTFDGGRVAVSDAPGLGVELDRDRLAFLHRRWLDDDGTLRERDDAAAMRVADPSWVTPAVPRW, from the coding sequence GTGACCCGCGACCTCACCATCACCGCCGTCCGCCTCACGCCGATCCTCGTCGCGGACCCGCCGCTGCTCAACACGCAGGGCGTGCACCAGCCGTACACCCCCCGGCTGATCGTCGAGGTCGAGACCGCCGACGGGATCACGGGCGTCGGCGAGACCTACGGCGACACCAAGTACCTGGAACTGGCCCGCCCGTTCGCGGCCACACTGGTGGGGCGTCGGGTGAGCGACCTCAACGGCCTGTTCACCCTGGCCGACGAGGTCGCCGTCGACTCCTCCCGGGTCTCCGCACAGGTCGACGTCGGCGGGCTGCGCGGCGTCCAGACCGCCGACAAACTGCGCCTGTCCGTCGTCTCCGGCTTCGAGGTCGCCTGCCTCGACGCCCTCGGCAAGGCGCTCGGCCTGCCCGTGCACACGCTGCTCGGCGGCAAGGTCCGCGACACCGTCGAGTACAGCGCGTACCTCTTCTACAAGTGGGCCGACCACCCCGAGGGCGTGGCGAGCGAGAAGGACGACTGGGGTGCCGCGCTCGACCCGGCCGGGATCGTCGCCCAGGCCCGCGCCTTCACCGAGCGGTACGGCTTCACCTCCTTCAAGCTCAAGGGCGGCGTCTTCCCGCCCGACGAGGAGATCGCCGCCGTCCGGGCCCTCGCCGAGGCGTTCCCCGGACACCCCCTGCGCCTGGACCCCAACGGGGCCTGGTCCGTTCAGACGTCGCTGAGGGTCGCCGGGGAACTCGGTGACGTCCTGGAGTACCTGGAGGACCCGGCCCTCGGCACGCCCGCGATGGCCGAGGTCGCGGCGCGTACCGGGGTGCCGCTCGCGACCAACATGTGCGTGACGACGTTCGCCGAGATCCAGGAGGCGTTCACCAGCGGGGCCGTGCAGGTCGTGCTCTCCGACCACCACTACTGGGGCGGGCTGCGCAACACCCGGCAACTCGCCGCCGTGTGCCGCACCTTCGGCGTCGGAGTGTCCATGCACTCCAACACCCACCTCGGCATCAGCCTCGCCGCCATGACCCACGTGGCGGCCACCGTGCCCGGCCTCCACCACGCCTGCGACTCCCACTACCCCTGGCAGTCCGAGGACGTGCTCACCGAACGGCTCACCTTCGACGGCGGCAGGGTCGCCGTCTCCGACGCCCCCGGCCTCGGCGTCGAACTCGACCGCGACCGGCTGGCGTTCCTCCACCGCCGCTGGCTCGACGACGACGGCACGCTCCGCGAGCGCGACGACGCGGCCGCGATGCGGGTCGCCGACCCGTCGTGGGTCACCCCGGCGGTGCCGCGCTGGTGA
- a CDS encoding adenosine deaminase, with the protein MPLPKAELHLHIEGTLEPELAFALAARNGVSLPYADEDALREAYRFEDLQSFLNLYYELMAVLRTERDFEDLANAYLARAAAQGVRHAEVFFDPQAHLARGVEMGTVVEGLWRALASGRENHGVSTRLILCFLRDESAESAMRTLDAAKPYLDRITGVGLDSAEVGHPPVKFREVYAAAAALGLRRVAHAGEEGPPEYVVEALDILGVERIDHGLRSVEDPALVERLVRERVPLTLCPLSNVRLRTVDTLADHPLPAMLDAGLMCTVNSDDPAYFGGYAGDNFDAVRQALGLTGERLRELARNSFLASFLEDDEELRARYLAEVDAYEFPAA; encoded by the coding sequence ATGCCCCTGCCCAAAGCTGAACTGCACCTCCACATCGAAGGCACCCTGGAACCCGAGCTGGCCTTCGCGCTGGCCGCCCGCAACGGCGTGTCCCTGCCGTACGCGGACGAGGACGCGCTGCGCGAGGCGTACCGCTTCGAGGACCTCCAGTCCTTCCTGAACCTGTACTACGAACTGATGGCCGTCCTGCGCACCGAGCGGGACTTCGAGGACCTGGCCAACGCCTACCTCGCCCGCGCCGCCGCCCAGGGCGTCCGGCACGCCGAGGTCTTCTTCGACCCGCAGGCCCACCTCGCCCGGGGCGTGGAGATGGGCACGGTCGTGGAGGGGCTGTGGCGGGCGCTGGCGAGCGGCCGGGAGAACCACGGGGTCTCCACCCGGCTGATCCTCTGCTTCCTGCGCGACGAGTCCGCCGAGTCCGCGATGCGGACCCTGGACGCCGCCAAGCCCTACCTGGACCGCATCACCGGTGTCGGCCTGGACTCGGCCGAGGTCGGCCACCCGCCGGTCAAGTTCCGCGAGGTGTACGCGGCCGCCGCCGCCCTCGGCCTGCGCCGGGTCGCGCACGCGGGCGAGGAGGGGCCGCCCGAGTACGTCGTCGAGGCCCTCGACATCCTCGGCGTCGAACGGATCGACCACGGGCTGCGCTCGGTGGAGGACCCGGCGCTGGTCGAGCGGCTGGTGCGCGAGCGCGTCCCGCTCACCCTGTGCCCGCTGTCCAACGTGCGGCTGCGCACGGTCGACACCCTCGCCGACCACCCGCTGCCCGCGATGCTCGACGCGGGCCTGATGTGCACGGTGAACTCCGACGACCCGGCCTACTTCGGCGGCTACGCGGGCGACAACTTCGACGCCGTGCGCCAGGCCCTCGGCCTGACCGGCGAGCGGCTGCGGGAGCTGGCCCGCAACTCGTTCCTCGCCTCCTTCCTGGAGGACGACGAGGAACTGCGGGCGCGGTACCTCGCGGAGGTCGACGCCTACGAGTTCCCCGCCGCGTAG
- a CDS encoding ribonuclease Z — MSVRELVVLGTASQVPTRHRNHNGYLLRWDGEGILFDPGEGTQRQMLRAGVAAHDLNRICVTHFHGDHSLGLAGVIQRINLDRVPHEITAHYPRSGQRFFERLRYATAYRETVLLTESPVAADGPLAVTPAYTLDARKLSHPVESYGYRLTEPDGRRMLPDRLAAHGIKGPDVGRIQRDGSLGGVALDEVSEVRRGQRFAFVMDTRLCEGVHALAEGCDLLVIESTFLDEDETLATDHGHLTAGQAARVARDAGVRHLVLTHFSQRYAEPVEFERQARAAGYEGELTVARDLTRVPVPKRR, encoded by the coding sequence GTGTCCGTACGTGAACTCGTCGTCCTCGGCACCGCCAGCCAGGTCCCGACCCGGCACCGCAACCACAACGGCTACCTGCTGCGCTGGGACGGCGAGGGCATCCTGTTCGACCCCGGCGAGGGCACCCAGCGCCAGATGCTGCGCGCCGGGGTCGCCGCCCACGACCTGAACCGGATCTGCGTCACCCACTTCCACGGCGACCACAGCCTGGGCCTCGCCGGCGTCATCCAGCGCATCAACCTCGACCGGGTCCCGCACGAGATCACCGCCCACTACCCGCGCTCCGGGCAGCGGTTCTTCGAGCGCCTGCGGTACGCCACCGCCTACCGCGAGACCGTCTTGCTCACCGAGTCCCCGGTCGCCGCCGACGGCCCCCTCGCGGTCACCCCCGCCTACACCCTGGACGCCCGCAAGCTCTCCCACCCCGTCGAGTCGTACGGCTACCGGCTCACCGAGCCCGACGGCCGCCGCATGCTGCCCGACCGCCTCGCCGCGCACGGCATCAAGGGCCCCGACGTCGGCCGCATCCAGCGCGACGGCTCCCTGGGCGGCGTCGCGCTCGACGAGGTCAGCGAGGTCCGCCGCGGCCAGCGGTTCGCGTTCGTCATGGACACCCGGCTGTGCGAGGGCGTGCACGCGCTCGCCGAGGGCTGCGACCTGCTGGTGATCGAGTCCACCTTCCTCGACGAGGACGAGACCCTCGCCACCGACCACGGCCACCTCACCGCCGGCCAGGCCGCCCGGGTCGCCCGGGACGCCGGCGTACGGCACCTGGTCCTGACCCACTTCAGCCAGCGCTACGCCGAGCCCGTGGAGTTCGAACGCCAGGCGCGCGCCGCCGGTTACGAGGGCGAGCTGACCGTGGCCCGGGACCTCACCCGCGTACCGGTTCCGAAACGTCGGTGA
- a CDS encoding histidine triad nucleotide-binding protein, with translation MTGEPQDDCLFCKIVAGQIPATIVRETDTTVAFRDINPQAPTHVLVIPKAHHKDAAALAAEAPQLAADVLRETRAVAADEKLESYRTVFNTGSGAGQTVWHAHAHVLGGRGLEWPPG, from the coding sequence GTGACTGGCGAGCCACAGGACGACTGTCTGTTCTGCAAGATCGTCGCAGGGCAGATCCCCGCGACGATCGTCCGCGAGACGGACACCACCGTCGCGTTCCGGGACATCAACCCCCAGGCCCCCACCCACGTCCTGGTGATCCCCAAGGCCCACCACAAGGACGCCGCCGCCCTCGCCGCCGAAGCCCCGCAGCTCGCCGCCGACGTCCTGCGCGAGACCCGGGCCGTCGCCGCCGACGAGAAGCTGGAGAGCTACCGCACCGTCTTCAACACCGGCAGCGGCGCCGGACAGACCGTGTGGCACGCACACGCCCACGTGCTCGGCGGCCGCGGCCTGGAATGGCCCCCCGGATAG
- a CDS encoding S41 family peptidase, whose amino-acid sequence MGVTQPAAPAYLRFPHPHGELVAFTAEDDVWLAPLDGGRAWRVSADNVPVNHPRISPDGTKVAWTSTRDGAPEVHVAPVDGGPAKRLTHWGSIRTQVRGWTAEGRVLALSTYGQASLRRSWARAVPLDGGPATTLPYGPVGDVAQGPHTVLLSAPMGREAAWWKRYRGGTAGKLWIDREDDGEFARLHDGLDGNIEYPFWVGDRIAFLSDHEGTGALYSSLADGSDLRRHTPVDGFYARHAATDGTRVVYSSAGELWTLDDLDGAEPRRLDIRLGGARVDLQSYPVNAARWFGSASPDHTARGSAVAVRGGVHWVTHRSGPARALAATPGVRTRLPRTFRADGEEWVVWVTDAEGDDALEFAPATGLAPGATARRLAAGQLGRVLHLAVAPDGSRVAVASHDGRVLLVERESGEVREVDRSEDGDASGLVFSPDSAWLAWSHPGPEPLRQLKLANTTDLSVSEATPLRFKDYSPAFTLDGKHLAFLSTRSFDPVYDEHVFDLAFVEGARPYLITLAATTPSPFGPQRHGRPFETSDREETPDSEGTPTTRIDIEGLADRIVPFPVEAARYSRLRAAKDGVLWLRHPLTGVLGASRANPEDPDPNTELERYDLAQQRVEHLGGDADHFEVSGDGKRVLLWTDGRLKVVPSDRRASGDEDSDTNISVDLGRVRQTVEPAAEWRQMFDETGRIMRDHYWRADMNGVDWDGVLDRYRPVLDRVATHDDLVDLLWEVHGELGTSHAYVTPRGGHGSGARQGLLGADLSRHEDGAWRIDRVLPSETSDPDARSPLAAPGVAVRAGDAIVAVAGQAVDPVTGPGPLLVGTAGKPVELTVSPSGGGEVRHAVVVPLADEEPLRYHAWVADRRAYVHEKSGGRLGYLHVPDMQAPGWAQIHRDLRVEVAREGLVVDVRENRGGHTSQLVVEKLARRIVGWDLPRGMRPTSYPQDAPRGPVVAVANEFSGSDGDIVNAAIKALGIGPVVGVRTWGGVIGIDSRYRLVDGTLITQPKYAFWLEGYGWGVENHGVDPDVEVPQRPQDHAAGRDPQLDEAIALALAALEETPAKTPPALP is encoded by the coding sequence ATGGGGGTGACTCAGCCCGCAGCGCCTGCCTACCTCCGCTTTCCGCACCCGCACGGCGAGTTGGTCGCCTTCACCGCCGAGGACGACGTGTGGCTCGCCCCGCTCGACGGCGGCCGGGCCTGGCGGGTCAGCGCCGACAACGTGCCGGTGAACCACCCGCGCATCTCGCCCGACGGCACCAAGGTCGCCTGGACCTCCACCCGTGACGGCGCCCCCGAGGTGCACGTCGCGCCCGTCGACGGCGGCCCCGCCAAGCGCCTCACCCACTGGGGCAGCATCAGGACCCAGGTACGCGGCTGGACCGCCGAGGGCCGCGTCCTCGCCCTGAGCACCTACGGCCAGGCCAGCCTGCGCCGCAGCTGGGCCCGCGCGGTCCCGCTCGACGGCGGACCGGCGACCACCCTGCCCTACGGCCCCGTCGGCGACGTCGCTCAGGGCCCGCACACCGTGCTGCTGTCCGCACCGATGGGCCGCGAGGCCGCCTGGTGGAAGCGGTACCGGGGCGGCACCGCGGGCAAGCTGTGGATCGACCGTGAGGACGACGGCGAGTTCGCCCGCCTGCACGACGGCCTCGACGGCAACATCGAGTACCCCTTCTGGGTCGGTGACCGGATCGCCTTCCTCTCCGACCACGAGGGCACCGGCGCCCTCTACTCCTCCCTCGCCGACGGCTCCGACCTGCGCCGGCACACACCGGTCGACGGTTTCTACGCCCGGCACGCGGCGACCGACGGTACCCGCGTCGTCTACTCCTCCGCCGGTGAGCTGTGGACCCTGGACGACCTCGACGGCGCCGAACCGCGCCGCCTGGACATCCGTCTCGGCGGCGCCCGCGTCGACCTCCAGTCGTACCCGGTCAACGCCGCCCGCTGGTTCGGCTCCGCGTCCCCCGACCACACGGCGCGCGGCAGTGCCGTCGCCGTACGCGGCGGCGTGCACTGGGTCACCCACCGCTCCGGACCCGCCCGCGCCCTCGCGGCCACGCCCGGCGTGCGCACCCGGCTGCCGCGCACCTTCCGCGCCGACGGCGAGGAGTGGGTGGTGTGGGTGACGGACGCCGAGGGCGACGACGCCCTGGAGTTCGCGCCCGCTACCGGACTCGCCCCCGGCGCCACCGCACGCCGCCTGGCCGCCGGGCAGCTCGGCCGGGTGCTGCACCTCGCCGTCGCCCCGGACGGCAGCCGCGTCGCCGTCGCCTCGCACGACGGGCGGGTCCTGCTCGTCGAGCGCGAGAGCGGCGAGGTCCGCGAGGTCGACCGCAGCGAGGACGGCGACGCCTCCGGCCTGGTCTTCTCTCCGGACTCGGCCTGGCTCGCCTGGTCCCACCCCGGTCCGGAGCCGCTGCGCCAGCTCAAGCTCGCCAACACCACCGACCTGTCCGTGAGCGAGGCGACGCCGCTGCGCTTCAAGGACTACTCGCCGGCCTTCACCCTGGACGGCAAGCACCTCGCCTTCCTCTCCACCCGCTCCTTCGACCCGGTCTACGACGAGCACGTCTTCGACCTGGCCTTCGTCGAGGGCGCCCGGCCGTACCTGATCACGCTCGCCGCGACCACCCCCTCGCCCTTCGGCCCGCAGCGCCACGGCCGCCCCTTCGAGACCTCGGACCGCGAGGAGACCCCCGACAGCGAGGGCACCCCCACCACCCGGATCGACATCGAGGGCCTCGCCGACCGCATCGTGCCCTTCCCGGTCGAGGCCGCCCGCTACTCCCGGCTGCGCGCCGCCAAGGACGGCGTCCTGTGGCTGCGCCACCCGCTCACCGGCGTCCTCGGCGCCTCCCGGGCCAACCCCGAGGACCCCGACCCGAACACCGAGCTGGAGCGCTACGACCTCGCCCAGCAGCGCGTCGAGCACCTCGGCGGCGACGCCGACCACTTCGAGGTCAGCGGCGACGGCAAGCGTGTGCTGCTGTGGACCGACGGACGGCTCAAGGTCGTACCCAGCGACCGGCGGGCCTCCGGGGACGAGGACAGCGACACCAACATCAGTGTCGACCTGGGCCGGGTCCGGCAGACCGTCGAACCGGCCGCCGAGTGGCGGCAGATGTTCGACGAGACCGGCCGCATCATGCGGGACCACTACTGGCGGGCCGACATGAACGGCGTCGACTGGGACGGCGTCCTGGACCGCTACCGGCCCGTCCTCGACCGCGTCGCCACCCACGACGACCTGGTCGACCTCCTGTGGGAGGTGCACGGCGAACTCGGCACCTCGCACGCCTACGTCACCCCGCGCGGCGGCCACGGCTCCGGCGCCCGGCAGGGCCTGCTCGGCGCCGACCTCTCCCGCCACGAGGACGGCGCCTGGCGCATCGACCGCGTCCTGCCGTCCGAGACCTCCGACCCGGACGCCCGCTCCCCGCTCGCCGCACCCGGTGTCGCGGTGCGCGCCGGGGACGCGATCGTCGCGGTCGCCGGGCAGGCCGTCGACCCGGTCACCGGACCCGGCCCGCTGCTCGTCGGCACGGCGGGCAAGCCGGTCGAGCTGACCGTCTCCCCGTCGGGCGGCGGAGAGGTGCGGCACGCCGTCGTCGTCCCGCTCGCCGACGAGGAGCCGCTGCGCTACCACGCCTGGGTCGCCGACCGCCGCGCCTACGTCCACGAGAAGTCCGGCGGCCGGCTCGGCTACCTGCACGTCCCGGACATGCAGGCGCCCGGGTGGGCCCAGATCCACCGTGACCTGCGCGTCGAGGTGGCCAGGGAGGGCCTGGTCGTCGACGTCCGCGAGAACCGCGGCGGGCACACCTCCCAGCTGGTGGTGGAGAAGCTGGCCCGGCGCATCGTCGGCTGGGACCTGCCGCGCGGCATGCGGCCGACCAGCTACCCGCAGGACGCGCCCCGCGGGCCGGTCGTCGCGGTCGCCAACGAGTTCTCCGGTTCCGACGGCGACATCGTCAACGCCGCGATCAAAGCGCTGGGCATCGGCCCGGTCGTCGGGGTCCGCACCTGGGGCGGCGTCATCGGCATCGACAGCCGCTACCGGCTGGTCGACGGCACGCTGATCACACAGCCGAAGTACGCGTTCTGGCTGGAGGGCTACGGCTGGGGCGTGGAGAACCACGGCGTCGATCCGGACGTGGAGGTGCCGCAGCGTCCGCAGGATCACGCGGCGGGCCGTGATCCCCAGCTGGACGAGGCGATCGCGCTGGCGCTGGCGGCGCTGGAGGAGACCCCGGCGAAGACACCGCCGGCGCTGCCCTGA
- a CDS encoding 16S rRNA (uracil(1498)-N(3))-methyltransferase — protein sequence MTAPVFVVDSLRPQDLPDGEYVLDGPEGRHAVSVKRLRAGEDVVLTDGRGHWAEGSVKAAEGKDRLVVTVPGGVREEPAEQPRITVVQALPKGDRGELAVETMTEVGVDAIVPWAASRCITQWKGERGLKALGKWRATAREAGKQSRRVRFPDVADAASSKQVASLLADAAFAAVLHESGDVPLSDAELPASGDIVLVVGPEGGVSPDELALFAEAGAAPYRLGRSVLRTSTAGTAATAVLLARTGRWS from the coding sequence ATGACGGCACCGGTGTTCGTGGTCGACTCCCTGCGGCCGCAGGACCTGCCCGACGGGGAGTACGTCCTCGACGGCCCCGAGGGGCGCCACGCCGTCTCCGTGAAGCGGCTGCGGGCCGGTGAGGACGTCGTCCTCACCGACGGGCGCGGCCACTGGGCCGAGGGCTCGGTGAAGGCCGCGGAGGGCAAGGACCGCCTGGTCGTCACCGTCCCGGGCGGCGTGCGCGAGGAGCCCGCCGAGCAGCCCCGCATCACCGTCGTCCAGGCCCTGCCCAAGGGCGACCGCGGTGAGCTGGCCGTCGAGACGATGACCGAGGTCGGGGTCGACGCGATCGTGCCCTGGGCGGCGTCCCGGTGCATCACGCAGTGGAAGGGCGAGCGCGGCCTGAAGGCGCTCGGCAAGTGGCGGGCGACGGCCCGGGAGGCCGGCAAGCAGTCCCGCCGGGTCCGCTTCCCCGACGTCGCGGACGCGGCGAGCAGCAAGCAGGTTGCCTCACTTCTGGCCGACGCCGCCTTCGCCGCCGTACTCCATGAGAGCGGCGACGTCCCCCTGTCGGACGCCGAACTCCCCGCCTCCGGCGACATCGTGCTGGTGGTCGGTCCCGAAGGCGGGGTGTCCCCGGACGAGTTGGCCCTCTTCGCCGAGGCCGGTGCGGCGCCCTACCGCCTGGGCCGCAGCGTTCTGCGCACCTCCACCGCGGGCACCGCCGCGACCGCCGTACTCCTGGCCCGCACCGGCCGCTGGTCCTGA
- a CDS encoding nitronate monooxygenase, translating to MSSALTDLFPYPIVQAPMAGGVSVPRLAAAVSEAGGLGFLAAGYKTADGMYQDIKQLRGLTSRPFGVNLFLPQPETADPAAVDVYAHQLAGEAAWYETELGDPDCGRDDGYDTKLAVLLDNPVPVVSFHFGVPSREVVDSLHRVGTFALVTATTAEEARAVEQSGADAVITQGVEAGGHQGTHRDNPETGGSTGLLSLVAQVREAVSLPIVAAGGIMRGGQIAAVLAAGASAAQLGTAFLATPESGAHDLHKQALTNPLFVRTELTRAFSGRPARALVNRFLREHGRYAPAAYPEVHHLTSPVRKAAAKTGDAQGMALWAGQGHRMARELPAGQLVEVLTAELADAGTALSGLSGYATGGGAR from the coding sequence ATGTCCTCCGCACTGACCGATCTCTTCCCCTACCCGATCGTGCAGGCGCCCATGGCGGGCGGCGTCTCCGTGCCGCGGCTCGCGGCCGCGGTGTCCGAGGCGGGCGGGCTGGGCTTCCTGGCCGCCGGTTACAAGACCGCGGACGGGATGTACCAGGACATCAAACAGCTGAGGGGGCTCACGAGCCGGCCCTTCGGCGTCAACCTCTTCCTCCCGCAGCCGGAGACGGCCGATCCCGCCGCCGTCGACGTCTACGCCCACCAGCTGGCCGGCGAGGCCGCCTGGTACGAGACCGAGCTGGGCGACCCCGACTGCGGCCGGGACGACGGCTACGACACCAAGCTCGCCGTACTGCTGGACAACCCCGTGCCGGTGGTGTCCTTCCACTTCGGCGTCCCCAGCCGCGAGGTCGTCGACTCCCTGCACCGCGTGGGCACCTTCGCTCTGGTCACCGCGACCACCGCAGAGGAGGCCCGGGCCGTCGAGCAGTCCGGCGCCGACGCGGTGATCACCCAGGGCGTCGAAGCCGGCGGCCATCAGGGCACCCACCGGGACAACCCGGAGACCGGCGGCAGCACCGGACTGCTGTCGCTGGTCGCCCAGGTCCGCGAGGCGGTGAGCCTGCCGATCGTCGCCGCCGGCGGCATCATGCGCGGCGGCCAGATCGCCGCGGTCCTCGCGGCCGGAGCGAGCGCGGCCCAGCTGGGCACCGCCTTCCTCGCCACCCCCGAGTCCGGCGCGCACGACCTGCACAAGCAGGCGCTGACCAACCCGCTCTTCGTCCGCACCGAACTCACCCGCGCCTTCTCCGGCCGCCCGGCCCGCGCCCTGGTCAACCGCTTCCTGCGCGAGCACGGCCGCTACGCCCCCGCCGCCTACCCCGAGGTGCACCACCTCACCTCGCCGGTGCGCAAGGCGGCGGCGAAGACGGGCGACGCGCAGGGCATGGCGCTGTGGGCGGGACAGGGACACCGGATGGCCCGGGAGCTGCCCGCGGGACAGCTGGTGGAGGTGCTGACGGCCGAACTCGCCGACGCCGGGACAGCGTTGTCGGGACTGTCGGGCTATGCGACGGGGGGCGGCGCCCGATGA